A stretch of Candidatus Dadabacteria bacterium DNA encodes these proteins:
- the ftsA gene encoding cell division protein FtsA, giving the protein MGSGRDIIVGLDLGTTKICAIVAEARKRNIAILGMGTHQSTGLRRGIVVDMDRTTECVVAAIEEAETVSGEEIRSVFVGIAGGHVKSHDTRASVRITDGAVTEADLERIINTATATSVSADREIIHTVAGRYSIDGQPAVANPLGMHGTSIEADVHIVTGQVADTNNLVGCVRDAGLDVNGIVLEQIASGEAVLNEAEKELGVILVDCGGGTTDIAVFSGGCLKYTQNITLGGDHIDRDLSHCFNVVSYGHSREIKEAHGVALVDSASELKDVEIECSDNTVRKVSQREISEVIAPRMKEILTLARDQIPDSVKMDGDAAKVVLTGGTFAMEGAVETASEIFGMEARLGVPIGIDKGGAAAVSSPAYSTGVGLIHYGVKYSENSDRIRVRGDNTFDKIRAWMGRWFGGYF; this is encoded by the coding sequence GTGGGTTCAGGAAGGGACATCATTGTCGGGCTTGACCTTGGCACGACCAAGATATGCGCCATTGTCGCCGAGGCGCGCAAAAGAAACATCGCCATATTGGGCATGGGCACTCATCAGTCAACGGGTCTGCGCAGGGGAATAGTGGTTGACATGGACAGGACAACTGAGTGTGTGGTTGCCGCCATTGAGGAGGCCGAGACGGTTTCGGGCGAGGAAATAAGGTCTGTTTTTGTGGGGATAGCGGGCGGGCACGTCAAGAGCCATGACACGCGCGCAAGTGTGCGGATAACAGACGGCGCCGTTACCGAGGCCGACCTGGAGCGGATCATCAACACCGCCACGGCGACAAGCGTTTCCGCGGACAGGGAAATAATTCACACGGTTGCGGGAAGGTATTCAATAGACGGCCAGCCCGCGGTCGCCAACCCTCTCGGCATGCACGGGACAAGCATAGAAGCGGATGTCCACATAGTTACCGGGCAGGTGGCGGACACCAACAACCTTGTGGGATGCGTTCGCGACGCGGGCCTTGATGTGAACGGCATAGTGCTTGAGCAGATAGCCTCCGGGGAGGCGGTGCTGAACGAGGCGGAAAAGGAACTCGGGGTTATTCTCGTTGACTGCGGCGGCGGCACCACGGACATCGCCGTTTTCAGCGGGGGCTGCCTGAAATACACCCAGAACATAACGCTCGGCGGAGACCACATAGACAGAGACCTGTCCCACTGCTTCAACGTGGTTTCCTACGGCCATTCGCGCGAAATAAAAGAGGCCCACGGGGTTGCCCTGGTGGACAGCGCCTCGGAACTGAAAGATGTGGAAATAGAGTGTTCGGACAACACCGTGCGCAAGGTTTCCCAGCGCGAGATCTCGGAAGTCATCGCGCCCAGAATGAAGGAGATACTGACGCTCGCCCGCGACCAGATACCTGATTCGGTCAAAATGGACGGCGATGCGGCAAAGGTGGTTCTCACGGGCGGAACTTTTGCAATGGAGGGCGCGGTTGAGACGGCGTCGGAAATATTCGGCATGGAGGCGCGTCTCGGCGTTCCCATCGGGATTGACAAGGGCGGCGCGGCGGCGGTTTCCAGCCCCGCCTACTCAACCGGGGTGGGGTTGATACACTACGGAGTGAAATACTCGGAGAATTCTGATAGGATAAGAGTGCGGGGCGACAATACGTTTGACAAAATACGAGCATGGATGGGGCGGTGGTTTGGCGGTTATTTCTGA